CACGAGGACATATGCACATCATGGTTTCACAAGATCCGACAGCAAGATGGAAGCGTGGATGTCAACATTCGAGGCATTCTGCGGCTGATCAATCATAACGGCCTCGTGGTCGCCACGTTCCTGGGCCATGATGAGAAACACGCCAGCGGGAGACTGCGCGCCAAGACCCCCGCATCTCAATCCTGACCGCCGCCAGCGGGAGAGGCGCCTCTGGAACCATCGCCAGCAGGCGCCCTCCCCTATGCTCAAGCCCCAGGCTCAACGCGGCGCTCCCGCCAAGACCGTACATCCTAACTGTGATATTCTTCACAGCCAATTTCCCAAGAATGAAATGCGCCAGTTGGCGCCGTAAGAAAATCTTGCCGCCAACACAGAATAGGCGCCCCGCTGCGCGCGCATGCTCAATCCAAGCCCCCATGGAATTCAGCAAAGTCCAGGAAGGGCTTCGCCCATCCGGCAGCCACGCTCCAGGCTGAAAAGATCATCTCGCGTTTCAAAGCTTCTGGCATCACGCTACCGGTCCTTGCTGCTTTGAGGCTGACAAAGACAGAATAATTGATGGATAAAACCCAAAAACTCAAAGAAACGCTGGATCACTACCGCAGGCGTGTCTCCATCCTGAAAAAAGGATACGCTCAGGAGCGTTACCGCATCGACCAGCTCAGCCGCTCATTCCTTGGCCAGTTGGTGACGAATGAAATCAGCACCGTGGATGTGGCCACGTATCGGGACCAGCGGCTTGCCCAGATCAACCCCAAGACCAACAAACCCATCTCGGCGGCCACCGTGCGGCTCGAAATGTCCTTGCTCAGCAACTGTCTGGATATCGCGCGAATTGAATGGGGCGTCTGCGATGGCAACCCTGTGAAAAATGTCAAGAAACCCAAAACCCCGCCAGGCAGGGAAAGGCGGCTAACCGCTCGCGAAGAGCGCCTCATCCTGCGCTACTGCCACAACCATTCCAATCAAGAGCTGTACTCGATCGTGGTGCTTGCGCTGGAAACCGCCATGCGACAAGGAGAGATCCTCAAGCTGGAGTGGGAGCACATCAATCTGAAAACACGGATCGCCCATTTGCCGGATACCAAGAACGGCTCGAAGCGAGATGTCCCTCTCTCAGTCAAGGCCAGGGACGCATTGATCAGGCTGGGGGTCAAATCCAAAGGCCGGGTCATGAGTTACGGCCCTAATGGTTTGAAAAGCACCTGGCGCTTCATGGTGATCAAGCTAGGAATTGAAGACCTCCATTTTCATGACCTGCGTCACGAAGCCATCAGCCGCCTGGTTGAGCTCGGCACGCTCGATCTGCTCGAAGTAGCTGCGATCAGCGGCCATAAATCGCTGGCCATGCTGAAACGCTATACCCATCTCCGAGCGCAAAGACTGGTTCGAAAACTTGAAGGCAACAAGCACAAAGGCAAGCAGGCGGTGCTGGACCACCTCATCCCCTACCCCGCCTGCATGGAAGAGCGCAATAACCATATTGAATTGAGATTGCTGGACTTTGACAATCTGGTCACGCGCGCGGCGACGGAAGAGCAGGCCATACACTCGGCGCAAGACATCCTGCTAAGAACCATTCTGACCTCCATGAGGGATGCGAAGCCCATTCCTCAACCAGATCAATACCTTGAAGCAATAGATGAAAGAAAAGTGATCATGATCGACCCCCTGGCCAGCCAGCATGCTTAACACTTTATTTTAAATAAACTATCAAAAAATCAAATATATCCCATTGATTTAAAAGGAAAATAAAAGCGACAAACACGCTTGTCAATCCGGTAGCTGGAAAACTGTAAACAATGCGGTGAAAGGCTCATATAAAAACTTGGGTTCGGCAACAGGGACGTATAGTGGATTTAACGATAGCGCTCACGCGATCATAATTCAGGCTTTGGGTGGCGCTTGTTGGAATAAGTATTCACTGGTAGCTTCGGTTGAAGGCGTCGGAACTGTCGCATCGAACATCGATAACAATAATGAGTGGTGGAAAATGACAACCCTCTCATTCCCAGTCCCTGCCTACACCTCCTATAGAATTGATGCTTACCCTTTTGAGTGCGGCGGCGCAGCTTACAGTATACTTCAGTTTAATATTATATAATTGTCAATCCGGCGTGTGGCAACCTCCAACGAGACCCTTCGAAATCCCATGCTTTGATTATTACAAAAGAGCCCCCGTTTATAATGCTTGGTTGCAGACCTATGGCAATAAATGGGATGCTCCTGACGATCTACACTTCTGGTGCGGAGCAAGAGCCACGATAGAATATGTAATAGGTATTGGCACTAGCTGGGAGCCCTAGTTGTCAATCCGGCGTGTGGCAACCTCCAACGAGACCCTTCGAAATCCCATGCTTTGATTATTACAAAAGAGCCCCCGTTTATAATGCTTGGTTGCAGACCTATGGCAATAAATGGGATGCTCCTGACGATCTACACTTCTGGTGCGGAGCAAGAGCCACGATAGAATATGTAATAGGTATTGGCACTAGCTGGGAGCCCTAGTTGTCAATCCGGTCGTTGGGTTTTTGGTACAAAAGCCATATCAGGAATGCTTTGTGGGATTCACATCGTGGGAGATGGTCGAGGTTCACAACTTCAACTGTGCCAAGGGCACGACCCCGCAAGCAGTTGCCCTCGAGGGTTTCATTCCAAGTCATATCCAGGCTTTGATTATGTTTGGAATATCACTTGTGTCGCAGATTAGTTTGTCAATCCGGTACTTGGAAAAAACAAAGTGGACTGACGGCAGTAATATATCAATGCCCACTCGACAGCTATACAGGCTCAGGAGAGTGGGCTAGTTATGGATGTCTGGGTCAATACTCGGCAACATCCACTTGTACTAATGTCTGGTGGAATGGCGGTGGACGTTCATACACTCGCGCCTGCACTCCGATGCAATAACCTTCGCAACAAAAAAGCCCTGACGGGCTTTTTTTTGCAATCTGCTGCTGAATAAGAGAGTGCAATTGAACTAGCGGCATGAAAAATACTACTAGCGACTTTAATACTGCATCTCTGCAGGAATGGGAATATATTATATAACACAGGAGCAGGAATAAATCAGATCGCGCCTTGATAAGTGGAAATGGCAAGTCTACTGATCAGTTGTCAATTTGCAACTTTCCAATAAAAACCGAAAAGCTGGACAAAATCATTTGCGCAAAATTTTGTCCCTGCAGAGTAAACTCCAGAAGCATATGGGCCGGATATATATGTGGCATTTGGATGCCATCCATTCAGTGAAACTGCCCATTTTCCTGTCGCAGGAACAGTCCAGCATCCATAGTACCCCGTCACTACCGACCCAAACGTGGACGGGGCTGGTGCGAGAACTCCCTGCATTGAAAACCCAACGACCGGATTGACAAGAA
This genomic window from Chromobacterium phragmitis contains:
- a CDS encoding site-specific integrase, with translation MDKTQKLKETLDHYRRRVSILKKGYAQERYRIDQLSRSFLGQLVTNEISTVDVATYRDQRLAQINPKTNKPISAATVRLEMSLLSNCLDIARIEWGVCDGNPVKNVKKPKTPPGRERRLTAREERLILRYCHNHSNQELYSIVVLALETAMRQGEILKLEWEHINLKTRIAHLPDTKNGSKRDVPLSVKARDALIRLGVKSKGRVMSYGPNGLKSTWRFMVIKLGIEDLHFHDLRHEAISRLVELGTLDLLEVAAISGHKSLAMLKRYTHLRAQRLVRKLEGNKHKGKQAVLDHLIPYPACMEERNNHIELRLLDFDNLVTRAATEEQAIHSAQDILLRTILTSMRDAKPIPQPDQYLEAIDERKVIMIDPLASQHA